The following coding sequences are from one Sciurus carolinensis unplaced genomic scaffold, mSciCar1.2, whole genome shotgun sequence window:
- the LOC124974743 gene encoding uncharacterized protein LOC124974743: MKTSHPDPAALHRSPALDSSSSHSVVRTQHRLLTMDCVLSWVFLVAVFKGVQCEVQLVESGGGLVQPGGSLRLSCAASGFTFSDYWMSWVRQAPGKGLEWIGEINEGGGTTKYANSMKGRFTISRDNSKNTLYLQMSSLRAEDTATYYCARDTVRGPQCEPRHKPPCRVPRASRGRSAHRELRVTQEQVQRGVQCEVQLVESGGGLVQPGGTLGLSCAASGFTFSNYWMSWVHQAPGKGLEWISDISGNSATINYADSVKGQFTTSREKVKDMLYLQMSSLRTKDTDTCYCARDTLCSSKFLPGTCVYGETPSTAG; this comes from the exons ATGAAAACCAgccaccctgaccctgcagctctgcacaggagcccagccctggactccAGCTCATCCCACTCAGTGGTCAGGACTCAACACAGGCTGCTCACCATGGACTGTGTGCTCAGCTGGGTTTTCCTTGTGGCTGTTTTCAAAG GTGTGCAGTGTGAGGTGCAGCTGGTGGAGTCTGGGGGAGGCCTGGTGCAGCCTGGGGGGTCCCTGCGACTCtcctgtgcagcctctggattcACCTTCAGTGACTACTGGATGAGCTGGGTCCGCCAGGCTCCAGGGAAGGGACTGGAGTGGATTGGAGAAATTAACGAGGGTGGTGGTACAACAAAGTATGCCAACTCTATGAAGGGCCGATTCACCATCTCCAGAGACAACTCCAAGAACACGCTGTACCTGCAAATGAGCAGCCTGAGAGCCGAGGACACGGCCACCTATTACTGTGCCAGAGACACAGTGAGGGGACCTCAGTGTGAGCCCAGACACAAACCTCCCTGCAGggtgcccagggccagcagggggcgctcaGCACACAGGGAGCTCAGGGTCACCCAGGAGCAGGTGCAGAGGG GTGTGCAGTGTGAGGTGCAGCTGGTGGAGTCTGGGGGAGGCCTGGTACAGCCTGGAGGGACTCTGGGACTCtcctgtgcagcctctggattcACCTTCAGTAACTACTGGATGAGCTGGGTCCACCAGGCtccagggaaggggctggagtggaTCTCAGACATTAGTGGTAATAGTGCTACCATTAACTACGCGGACTCAGTGAAGGGCCAGTTCACCACCTCCAGGGAGAAAGTCAAGGACATGCTGTACCTGCAAATGAGCAGTCTGAGAACCAAGGACACTGACACCTGTTACTGTGCCAGAGACACA CTCTGCTCCTCGAAATTCCTGCCAGGGACCTGTGTCTATGGTGAGACCCCCAGTACTGCAGGGTGA